The Ferrimonas balearica DSM 9799 genome includes the window TTCGGCACCGGCCAGCTGCGGAACCTCCAGCACCTTACCATCGGCCTTGGTAGTCAGGGTGATGCGGTCGCCGTCCCGCTGCAGGTGATCCATGGGGTTGCCACGGATGGTTTTCAGCGTGGCCGGCGCCTCGTTGGTGCCGTGGCAGGTTTCACAGCGGACCTCCACCGCGTTGTGCTTCTTCTCATAGAGATAGCCGTCACCGTGCATCTCGTCTTTGGTGTGGCAGTCGATGCAGGAGAGGCCCGCGTCGAAGTGCAGGTCGGCCTGCAGGAAGTTGTAGTGCTTGCCGTGCAGTTTGCCCTGCTTATCGCCGCTCTCGGTGAACGGGGTGCCGTAACCGTCAGACTCCATCATCCCCTTGTAACTGGTGCCGGTGCGGGCGCCACGGTTGTGGCAGTGCTGGCACTGGTCGACACCGGGGGTACGGGTCATGCGGTGGAAGCGCGGGCGGTCTTTTTCGCTCTTGTCGATGGCGGCGTCATTGCCCTCATAGGTGCCGGCGTTGGAGTACTCGACGTGGCAGGCGGCACAGCCAGAGGCGCGGTAGTCGCCATCGCGCTGATGGCCGTCGCTCCAGATGTGGCAGCGCAGGCACTGGTTTCGCAGGTAGTCGTCACCGATGGAGTTGGTGGCGGATTCCGGCTTGGTGGGATCGTAACTGGGCAGCTGTTTCAGCTCAGCCACTGTGCCCGGGGGCAGGTCGTCGTGCAGCGCTTTGACGTCGTAGGTGGCGTAAAGGGCATCTTTACCCTGGGCGCCGAAGTCGTAGCGGGTGCCGGAGATCACCCCGGCCATGGTGGCGTGAATGGAGGTGCGGGCCTTGGCCACTTCATCGGCGTGGCAGCTGCCGCAGGTTTCCTCCACCACACGCAGGTCGGTGGGGTTGGCCCACATACCGTTGTGCGCGGTGGTCTGGTCGGTGGCGGTGGGGTTGCCCTGGTGGCAGTCGGTGCAGCTGAGGAAGTCCATTCCGGGAATGTCGGAGAACTGTTCGATGCCCTGGTGGCAGCTCAGGCAGCCTTTGTCAGAGTCCCAATCCGCCTGAACTGGCAGCGCCAGGCCAAACAACAATATCCATATGTGGCGGTATTTCATGATTATCCCTGCGAGGTTGCGGAAGGGAAACGCCCTTCCAATCCCCTACAGGTTCACAGCAACAACTGATTAACACCTTGATCAAGGTCAGTTACTGGCCAAAAGGTAAGCGCCATCCATAACGTCGGCGCAATTCGATGACGGACATCATAAAACGCTACTTTTCCGGCATTTCCGTGAAAGATTTCTCCGGGCTGTCATTTGTTACCACCTTGCTAACCCACTCATCCATCCGCTCAATCAGATAGGGGTAGAAGGGGTTCCATTTCTGACGCAGCAGTTCGTCGGAGGGGATCGCCAGCATCCCCCGTTCGCCCCGCACGGCGCGGCCCCCCAGGTGGATATGGCGCCGCTCCCGGTCGCGGTGTGGGCCCAGCAGGGGGTCGGCTTCCGGGATGGTCAGCGCCACGTGGGAGAGGGAGTGCACTTCACGGGGCCAGGCAATCCCCAGCGGCATCGCCTCGCCACTCTGGATCTCCCGTGCCTGCACCTCCGGTTGCCCCGGCCCGATGTTCTCCACAATGGTGGTTCTGAAGCGGGTCTGGCTGGCATCCAGAAACAGGGTGTAGTCCTCAATGGGGTCCTGAGTCAGCAGGCGGAAATCCAGCCAGGTGCGGTTGATGTCAAACAGCACCAGCTCGTCCTCCGATTTGCCCAAAGTAAGGTACAGGGATTCAAACAGGGCCTGGGTGTCCACCGTCTCATCGATCACTGAGTTGAAGGTCAGGACAGGAGGCATGGTGGCGATCTGCTCCGGCGAAAGCGTGCCAATCAGTGCCTGATTGGCCTGAATCAGTTGATACACCACATCCCCGGCGTTCACCGCAAAAGAGCCGTACTTAAAGGGGTGGTACTCCAGCGCCAGACTCTCCCAGGCCAGTTTCTCCAGCCCCAGCCATTGGCCAATCCGGTTCTGCCACCAGGCCCCCTGAGCGATAGGAGCCAGCCCCATCGCCGGTGAGAGGAACACCATGGCATCGAACTGAGGCGCCTGTCCCTCCGCCAGCCTGGAGAGGGTGTGGTTCAGCCCCAGTGCCGCCCCGGTGGAGAAGCCCACCAACAACAACGGTTTATCCCCCACCTGCTGCGCCAGGTAATCCGATGCCAGCCGGGTGGCCGATTTCAGGTCCTGCCACTCCAGCGTGGTCAGCATGGAGGGCACGGTGCCGTGGCCGGGCAGGCGCAGCCCCACCACGTGAGCGCGGTCGGCAAAGTGTCGGGCCAGCGGGGCCATATAGTAGGGGGAGTCGGACATGCCGTGGATCAGCAGCACCCCGAATTCGGCATCGGGATTGGGCCACTCAAAGCTGCGGTTCCAGTTGCGGGGCCACAGAGCTGGGTCGGACAAGCTGTTGTGGAAATAGCGGTTAAAGGGCTCCAGCGGCAGGCCATCGGTGCGGCGATAGACCCGCTGCTCCAGCTCACTGAACAGCCTCTCCTCCCGCTGCAGGTAGTCGCTGAAGGTGGCGTCACCATTATCGGCGCGGTACTCCTGCTTAAGCACGGTGGTGTGCCACAGCGCCAGGTCCGGCTTGCTGTTGAGCCAGAACACGCCCAGCGCCAACGCGGCCACCACGGTGCCCAGACTGCCGTAGAACACCGCCAGCCCCAGATGTTTACTGACACCAATGACCTTTCTGCGCACCCGCTTCCCCGCCCTGAATCTTCCTGTGAATTCGCAGTTTAGCCTGAGCCGTACTCACCATTAAGGGTTTTTATGGTGGCCGGATCTGACACTGGCGTTTGCCCGGCAGCTCTGTTTAAATAGACGTCTATACGGATAAAAGGCCAAATCGTAGGGCCAGCAGCAAGTAAGGAAGTGGCGGTATGTCAGATCAGCACGCACTCGAACAGCAATTAGCGCAACGTATCCTGATCCTGGATGGCGCCATGGGCACCATGATCCAGGGTTATAAGCTGGACGAGGACGACTACCGTGGTGAACGCTTTGCCGACTGGCCGAGCCCCCTTAAGGGCAATAACGACCTGCTGTCGCTGACCCAGCCCGACATCATCCGCGCCATCCACACCGCCTACCTGGAGGCCGGTGCCGACATCATCGAAACCAACACCTTCAACAGCACCACCATCGCCATGGCAGATTACGACATGCAGTCGCTGTCGAAGGAGATCAATTTCGAGTCGGCCAGACTGGCCCGCGCCGCCGCCGATGACGTGGCGGCCAAAACCGGCATCCCCCGTTATGTGGCCGGGGTGCTGGGGCCGACCAACCGCACCTGTTCCATCTCGCCGGATGTGAACGACCCGGGCTTCCGCAATGTCCACTTTGATGACTTGGTAGCGGCCTACACCGAATCCACCGAGGCGCTGCTGGATGGCGGCGCCGACCTGATTCTGGTGGAGACAGTGTTCGACACCCTCAACGCCAAGGCCGCCCTGTTCGCCATCGACAGCGTGTTTGAGGCCCGGGGCCAGCGCTGGCCGGTGATGATCTCCGGCACCATTACCGACGCCTCCGGCCGCACCCTGACCGGCCAGACCACCGAGGCGTTCTACAACTCCCTGCGCCACATCAAGCCCATCGCCATCGGCCTCAACTGCGCCCTCGGGCCGAAAGAGCTGGTGCCCTACATCAGTGAGCTGAACCGCATCAGCGAGTGCGCGGTTTCCGCCCACCCCAATGCCGGCCTGCCCAACGAGATGGGCGGCTACGATGAAACCCCGGCCCAGATGGCGGCCATCATCGGCCAGTGGGCGGCGGACGGCTGGCTCAATATCGTCGGCGGCTGCTGCGGCACCACCCCGGAGCACATCCGCGCCATCGCCGAGGCGGTGCGCCCCCATGCGCCGCGCACCCCGCCGGCCCACCTGCTCAGCAACGACAACGTCTCCACCCGCCTGTCCGGACTGGAGCCGTGCAACTTCGACGCCGACGCGCTGTTTATCAACGTGGGTGAGCGCACCAACGTCACCGGTTCCGCCCGCTTTCTCCGCCTGATTAAGGAGAACGATTACGAAACCGCGCTCGAGGTGGCCCGCCAGCAGGTGGAGAACGGCGCCCAGATCATCGACATCAATATGGATGAGGGGATGCTGGACGCCGAGGCGGCGATGGTGAAGTTCCTAAATCTGATCGCCTCTGAGCCGGAGATCAGCAAGGTGCCGATCATGATCGACTCCTCCAAGTGGGAGGTGATCGAAGCAGGCCTGAAGTGCATCCAGGGCAAGGGGGTGGTGAACTCCATCTCCCTCAAGGAGGGCGAAGCCGCCTTCCTGCATCAGGCCAAGCTGATCCGCCGCTACGGCGCCGCTGCCGTGGTGATGGCCTTTGATGAAACCGGCCAGGCCGACACCTACCAGCGCAAGGTGGAGATCTGCACCCGCGCCTATCAGGTGCTGACCGAGAAAGCCGGATTCGCGCCGGAAGACATCATCTTCGACCCCAACATCTTCGCCATCGCCACCGGCATCGAAGAGCACGACAACTACGCGGTGGACTTTATCGAGGCGTGCCGCACCATCCGCGACACCCTGCCCCACGCCCGCCTCTCCGGCGGCGTCTCCAACGTGTCGTTCTCGTTCCGGGGCAACAACCCGGTGCGGGAAGCGATCCACGCGGTGTTCCTCTATCACGCCATCCGCAACGGCCTCTCCATGGGCATCGTCAACGCCGGTCAGCTCGCCATCTACGATGACATCCCCAAGCCGCTGTTGGAGCGGGTGGAGGACGTGGTGCTGAACCGCCGCAGCGACGGCACCGAGCGGCTGCTGGAGATCGCCGAAGAGTACCGGGGCGATGGCCAGCAGGCGGAAGACCCCAAGGACGCCGAATGGCGCAGCTGGCCGGTCAACAAGCGGCTGGAGCACGCGCTGGTGAAGGGGATTACCGAATTTATCGACGAGGACACCGAGGCCGCGCGCCAGGCGGCCACCCGCCCGCTGGACGTGATTGAAGGGCCGTTGATGGACGGCATGAACGTGGTGGGTGACCTGTTCGGCGCGGGCAAGATGTTCCTGCCCCAGGTGGTGAAATCCGCCCGGGTGATGAAAAAAGCCGTGGCCTACCTCAACCCCTACATCGAAGCGGAAAAGGTGGAGGGCCAGTCCAACGGCAAGGTGCTGATGGCCACCGTGAAAGGGGATGTGCACGACATCGGCAAAAACATCGTGGCGGTGGTGCTGCAGTGCAACGGCTACGAGGTGATCGACCTCGGCGTGATGGTGCCGGTGGAGAAGATCATCGAGGTGGCCAAGGCGGAGAAGGTCGACGTGATTGGCATGTCCGGCCTGATCACCCCGTCGCTGGATGAGATGATCCACAACGTCAAAGAGTTTAAGAAAGCGGGGCTGACCTGCCCGGCCATCATCGGCGGCGCCACCACCTCCAAGATCCACACCGCGGTGAAGATCTTCGAACACTACGAGCACGGCGCCATCTACGTGCCGGACGCCTCCCGTACCGTACCGGTGGTGGCCAAGCTGATTGGCCCGGAGCGCCACGCCTTTATCGAGCAGCACTACCGCGAGTACGCCGACCTGAAAGCCAAGCGGGAAGCCCAGGGTAACCGCAAAACCCTGATCCCGCTGGAACAGGCCCGCGCCAACCGCAACCAGATCGACTGGGACAACTACACCCCGGCGGTGCCGAAACAACTTGGGGTGCAGGTGTTTAACGACTACCCGCTGACCGACCTGATCGACCGCATCGACTGGACCCCCTTCTTTCGCAGCTGGGGCCTGCACGGCAAATACCCGCAGATCTTCAAAAACCCCACCGTGGGCGCCGAAGCGCAGGAGCTGTACGACAACGCCCAGATCATGCTGAAGCAGATCATTGAGGGCAAGTGGCTGACCGCCGCCGCGGTGATTGGCCTGTTCCCCGCCAACACCTGCGACAACCACGACGACGTTGCCCTCTACACCGATGAAAGCCGGAGTGAGGAGTTACTGCGCCTGCACATGCTGCGCCAGCAGATTGAGCGGGTGGATAACGACAACTTTGCCCTGTCCGATTTTGTGGCACCGAAGGCCAGTGGCAAGGGCGACTATATGGGCGCCTTTGCGGTCACCGCCGGAATCGGCATTGAGGAACACGTCGAGCGCTTTGAGAAGGCCCACGACGACTACCACGCCATCATGATTAAGGCGCTGGCTGACCGCCTGGCGGAAGCCTTTGCCGAGCGGATGCACGAGCGGGTGCGCAAGGAGTTCTGGGGCTACGCCGCCGATGAAAACCTCGATAACGAGGCGCTGATCCGGGAGAAGTACAAGGGCATCCGTCCCGCCCCCGGCTACCCGGCCTGCCCGGACCACACCGAGAAAGGGCTGCTGTGGCAGCTGCTGCAGCCGGAGCAGAACATCGGCCTGAAGATTACCGAGAACTTCGCCATGTACCCCACTGCGGCGGTATCCGGCTGGTACTTCGCCCACCCGGAGTCCCGCTACTTTGGTGTCACCGACATCGACCGGGACCAGGTGGAAGATTACGCCCGGCGCATCGGCCTCAGCGTGGCGGAAACCGAGAAGTGGCTGTCGCCCATCCTCGGCTACAGCGCCTGAGTTCGGGCCTGAGCCTGAACATCAGGCATCAACGCAAAACGGTCTCCGCAGGGAGACCGTTCTTGTTTGGGTTCGGCCACCCCGAAGGCGACATGAGCAAACGACGAGCGCACGTCCCCCTCCGCTTGGTAGCGTGGGTTTCCAACCCACGGAAATGCCGCTTCGGATTGCAGACGGCCTGTGGGCTATGAGCCCACGCGACAAGAACACCCGACAAGAACATGCGATATGCGATTACACGCCGCACTGCGGCTGGCTCACACCGTCAGCAAACCCAAAAAAAACCGGCCATGGGGAGGCCGGTGAAACCGTTTGGGAAGGGCCCAATCGGGAGAGATTCAGGGGGTGGGGCGGGTGTCCTCAATCACCACGCCATCGCGGGGCAGTTCACCGGGGGTCACCCAGCGGGCGCTGACGCCGATGCGCAGCAACGCCCTCGCCTGCTCCTCCACCGCTGCCACCCCGACTGAGGGGGTCAGTTCCGGTTCGCACAGCAGTTCCAGAGTGTCCTGGCCGTCGTGCTGACGCACCACGGCACGCACCCGCGCCAGTCCATCGATGCGACTGCGCAGTTGTTCCAGCTGGCCGGGGTGAACAAACAGCCCCTTCACCTTGGTGGACTGGTCTACCCGGCCCTGCCAGCCGCGGATGCGGGTCTGGGTGCGACCGCAGGGGCTGAGCTCCGCCAGTACCGAGGAGAGGTCGCCGGTGGCGAAGCGGATCAGCGGGTAGTCGCGGTTCAGGCTGGTCACCACCACTTCGCCAATCTCACCGGGTTCCACCGGGGTCCCGGTGCCGGGCCGGACAATCTCCAGCAGCAGGTCTTCATCGACGATAAGCCCCTGGTCGGGCACGGTTTCGTAGGCGATCAGCCCCACATCGGCGGTGGCATAGGCCTGCCGGACGGTGATGCCCGCCGCCTCAAACCGGGCCCGCAGCGCGGCGGGCAGCGCTTCGCCAGTCACCAGTGCCACCGAGAACGACAGGCTCTGGCCGCGCTCTTCGGCCTTGTCCAACAGGATGGCCAGAAACGAGGGGGTGCCGCAGTAGCCCTGGGGTTGCAGCCGGGCGTTAAGCTCCAGTTGCAGGTCGGTCTGGCCGGGGCCGGCCGGCACCACGGTGCAGCCACAGGCCCGGGCGCCGGAGTCGAGAATAAAACCGCCCGGTGACAGGTGGTAGGAGAGACAGTTCTGCACCACCATGCCGGGACGGAACCCGGCGGCGTAGAACGCCCGCCCCATGCGCCACCAGTCACTCTGGCAGCACTCCGGCTCGCAGATGGGGCCGGGGGAGAGAAACAACCGGTCCAGCCGGGCCGGTTCTGCCGCCACGCCCCCCAGCGGGGCCGAGGCGGATTGCAGCTGACCCAGCTCCGACTTGCGCAGCAGCGGCAGCGCCGACAGGGCAGTGCGGGAGTCGAGCCCGGCGCTGTCCACCGCCGCCAGGCTGCGGGCGTAGTGCGGGCTGTGGCGGCGGGCGTAATCCACCAGCGCCTGTACTCCCTCCAGCAGCTGGGTTTCCCGGCGGGCCGGGTCCTGCTGCTCACGGGGCTCAAAGTAATCGTGCATGACGCCCCCTTACAACCAGCGCTTACGGCGCTTGTAGGATTTGAGGTTCTTAAAGCTCTTGCGCTCTTCGTTGCCACCGCCGAGGTAGAACTCCTTCACATCCTCGTTGGCCAGCAGCTCATCGCGGGTGCCGTCCAGCACGATCTTGCCGGACTCCATGATGTAGCCGTAATCCGCCACCTTAAGGGCGTAATTGGCGTTCTGCTCCACCAGCAGCATGGTGATGCCCTGCTCCCGATTGATCTGCTCGATGATGCCAAACACCTCTTTCACCAGCAGCGGCGACAGCCCCATGGAGGGCTCGTCCAGCAGGATCATCTGGGGCCGTGCCATCAGCGCCCGGCCAATGGCCAGCATCTGCTGCTCACCGCCGGACAGGTAGCCCGCCAGCCCGGTGCGCTCCCGCAGGCGCGGGAAGTAATCCAGCACCATCTCGATGTCGGCGGCCACCTCGCTGTCGCGACGGGTGTACGCCCCCAGCTTGAGGTTTTCGATCACCGTCATGTCCTCGACGATGCGGCGCCCCTCCATCACCTGAAACAGGCCATTGCGGACAATCCGCTCCGGTGAGGCGGTGTCGATGCGCTCCCCCACAAAGTGGATGTCGCCCCGGGTGACCTCACCATCTTCCGTTTTCAGCAGGCCGGAAATCGCTTTAAGGGTGGTGGACTTGCCAGCGCCATTGGGCCCCAGCAGCGTGACGATCTGGCCCTTGGGGACATCGATGCTGACCCCGCGCAACACCTGGATTACGTCGTCATACACCACTTCGATGTTGTTGATGGCCAGAAGCGTTTGGGTCTCCTGCGCCAGTGCGGCTGACTGTGTCATTGGCTCTCCTTATCCCATGGCTGGGGCCGGACTGGCCGGCCCCCTGCTGCATCATTTCCGGCTTCAGAAACCGAGCCAGTCGGCGCGGCGTTCGAGGGTCATCTGGCTGACCGGCTCTATCAGGATGTCGCCGCCGTTGTAGTTGCCTTTGTAGATGTTGACCTGGCTGACGCCACGGTGATCATCCGCCGCCCAGGTGGCGGGCAGGCACACCCCTTCCAGTCCGGCCGGCACCCAATCCTTGCGGGCGTACATGCCCGCTTTGATGTTCTCGCCGGTGATGCCGCCGTTGGCCTTGGCCCACTCCATCGCTTCCTTCATGTAGTAGACCGAGCAGACCCCACGGATGTAGTGGTGGGGACGGCGCTGCTCACCGCTGGGGTCGGAAACGCGGGAGACCGCTTTCACCAGGCTCATGCCCGGCGCCGGGTCATCCCAGAACGGGGTCATGGTGGGGAAGATGTAGTCCTTGATGCCATCACCGGCGGCTTCAAACACCTGGCGGTCGCCGCCCCAGATGTTGGCCATGAATTGAATCTCGGTGCCCACGGTATTACAGGACTTCACCAGCGACAGGACCGAGCTGCCCAGATTGCCGATGTAGCCATAGTCGGTACCGGAGCTTTTCAGGCTGAGGCACTGGGCCTTGAAGTCACCGGGTTTCATCGAGATCACCACCGGCGGCATCACCTCAAAGCCCAGCTCTTCGGCGTACTCGGCACAGGCGGCCTTGGGCGCATTGGGGTACGGGTGGTTGGCACCGATGTGGGTGAACTTGGGCTTACCCTCGCCGCCCTTGGCCTTCCAGTCTTCAGCGGCCCACTGCACCAGCCCACGGCAGGTGTCGGAGTAGGAGGCGCCGTAGAAGAAGTTGTAGGGCGCGGGTTTCTTGGTTTTCGGGTTCAGCCCCTGCGGGTCGGTCAGGTGCGCCGAGTAGGAGGCGGAGAACACCGGCAGTTGGTCCTTGGCGGCGAAGGCGATCAGCGCTTCGGTGTCGGCCGTACCCCAACCCTGCATCGCCACCATCTCTTTGCGGGCCACCCACTTTTTGTAGGAGGCGATGGCCTGCGGCACCTTGTAGGCGTAGTCGATGGTTTCAAACTCCAGCCGGGTGCCACTGATGCCCCCGTTCTGGTTGATGTAGGCCATGGCATCCCGCACGCCATCGGCGTACTGCTTGCCGACAAACGCGGTGGGGCCGGACATGTCCGCCAGGTGTCCCACAAATACCGCATCTTCTGCCTGGGCGGGTACGCTCAGCAGAGCGCTGGCCGCAATCATCCATGCTTTTTTCATCGTCATTATCCCTTTGCTGATGGGGCACGGTGGCCCCGGATTGTTCAGGCCGGGATGACGCGCATCCCGGGTGCGGTGCCGCCTCAGTAGGCGAACGGGTAACACTTCCAGTAGTTCTTAATCTGCTGCCAACGGTGCGCCAGTCCCTGCGGTTCGAAGATCAGGAACAGGATGATCACCAGGCCAATCGCCATCTCCTTGAGGTAGGCCAGACCGTCCACCACCTGCGGGATGTTGCCCCACTCGGTCTGCTTCATCAGGCCAACGCCGCCCTCCAGCACCTCCGGCAGCAGCACCATAAAGACGCAGCCCATCAGGGTGCCTTTCACGGAGCCGAGGCCACCGATGATCACCATCGCCAGGAACTGCACCGACATCAGGATGGTGAAGCCCTCAGCGGAGACGTAGCCGAGATAGTGGGCGTACAGCGCGCCACCGATGCCGGCGTAGAAGGAGGAGATGCCAAACGACAGCAGTCGGTATTTGTTGAGCTTGACCCCCATGATCTCGGCGGAGAGGTAGTGGTCACGCACCGCCACAAAGGCCCGGCCATCGCGGCTGCGCATCAGGTTGCTGCCCCACAGGTACATGAACACCAGGGCAAACAGGGCGATAAAGTAGAAGGACTCGTCGGTATCGAAGGCGAAACCGAACAGGCTGACCGGCTCCGCCATCGAGCCGGCACTGCCGCCGGAGAACCACTCTGCGCGGGCAAAAAAGTCCTCAATGATGAACTGCGCCGCCAGGGTGGCGATGGCCAGGTAGAGCCCCTTAATCCGGGCCGCCGGCATGCCGAACATCATCCCCACCCCCATGGTGAGGAAGCCCGCCAGCGGGATACAGAACACCACCGGGATGTTGAACTGTGTGTTCATCCACGCCGAGGCAAAGGCGCCAAAGCCGAAGAAGGCACCGTGGCCCAGCGAGATCTGGCCGGTAAAACCCACCAGGATATTGAGGCCCAGGGCCGCAATGCCGAGGTAGCTGATTTGGATAAACAGGGTCAGGTAGTAGGCATCCAGCACCCAGGGCGCACTGCAGGCCAGGGCGATAAACGCCACCGCCAGGGCCCGGATGGTGCCGGTTTCAAAAATGGTGTTGTCCTGCTTGTAGCTGGTACGGAAATCCCCGCACGGGCGCATCGCCAGGCTCGACATAACGCTCTCCTTATCACTTGTTGTGAATGTCGATCAGATCCGCTCGATATCGCGGGTGCCAAACAAGCCGTAGGGCTTGAACCAGAGGATCAGCAGCAGCACGTAGAACGGGGCGATGTCGTACATGTTGCCGAGGTGGAAGTACTGGCTGTCGAAGAACTCCGCCAGGTTTTCCAGCACACCGATGATGATGCCGCCAACGATGGCGCCAACGATGGAGTCGAGGCCGCCGAGAATCACCGCCGGGAACACCTTGATGCCCATCACCGACAGGGAGTCGGACACGCCGTTGACCATGCCGATCACCACCCCGGCGGTGGCCGACACGGTGGCGGCAATGCCCCAGCTCATGGCGAACACCTGCTTTACTGAGATGCCCAGGCTCTGGGCCACCTGCTGGTTAAAGGCGGTGGCACGCATCGCCAGGCCATGCTTGGAGTGCTTAAAGAAGAGGTAGAAACCCACCATGATAAACAGCGCAATCACGGTGCTGAGCAGATAGGCCAGCTCGATGTTCAGGCCGAAAATCGACACCGACTGGGTCTCAAAGATGGGCGGGTAGTTGGCCGGGGCCACACCGAAGATCCACTTCACCAGTGACTGGAAGAAGATGGAGAGGCCGATGGTCACCATGATCACGGAGATGATCGGTTCACCAATCATCGGCCGCAGCACAATCATCTGCAGCGCCACCCCGAACACCGCCATAAAAGCGAGGCTGAGCAGGAAGCCCACCAGGAAGGGCAGCTCCAGATAGACCAGCAGCGCCCAGCACACCCAGGCTCCCACCAGCAGGAACTCCCCCTGGGCAAAATTCACAATCTGGGTGGACTTGTAGACGAGCACAAAGCACATCCCCACCACCCCGTAGAGCAGGCCCACGATCAGGCCATTGATCACCAGCTGAAGCAGCAGTTCGAAATTCATGACGCTCTCCTTAGCGAGTCGTTGCGGGGGGCATTGGCATCGGATCGCAGGGTCTCCACCGGCAGCTGAGTCTGGATCCGGGACTGGCTGCCATCCTGGAAGCGGATCACGGTGTCGATCTCCACCTGTTCGGCGTCGTCGTAGATCGCCTCGATGATGTCGCCGTACTTGTCAGCAATGACGCCACGGCGCACCTTGCGGGTCCGGGTCAGCTCGCCGTCGTCCGCGTCCAGCTCT containing:
- a CDS encoding ABC transporter substrate-binding protein codes for the protein MKKAWMIAASALLSVPAQAEDAVFVGHLADMSGPTAFVGKQYADGVRDAMAYINQNGGISGTRLEFETIDYAYKVPQAIASYKKWVARKEMVAMQGWGTADTEALIAFAAKDQLPVFSASYSAHLTDPQGLNPKTKKPAPYNFFYGASYSDTCRGLVQWAAEDWKAKGGEGKPKFTHIGANHPYPNAPKAACAEYAEELGFEVMPPVVISMKPGDFKAQCLSLKSSGTDYGYIGNLGSSVLSLVKSCNTVGTEIQFMANIWGGDRQVFEAAGDGIKDYIFPTMTPFWDDPAPGMSLVKAVSRVSDPSGEQRRPHHYIRGVCSVYYMKEAMEWAKANGGITGENIKAGMYARKDWVPAGLEGVCLPATWAADDHRGVSQVNIYKGNYNGGDILIEPVSQMTLERRADWLGF
- a CDS encoding branched-chain amino acid ABC transporter permease, with amino-acid sequence MSSLAMRPCGDFRTSYKQDNTIFETGTIRALAVAFIALACSAPWVLDAYYLTLFIQISYLGIAALGLNILVGFTGQISLGHGAFFGFGAFASAWMNTQFNIPVVFCIPLAGFLTMGVGMMFGMPAARIKGLYLAIATLAAQFIIEDFFARAEWFSGGSAGSMAEPVSLFGFAFDTDESFYFIALFALVFMYLWGSNLMRSRDGRAFVAVRDHYLSAEIMGVKLNKYRLLSFGISSFYAGIGGALYAHYLGYVSAEGFTILMSVQFLAMVIIGGLGSVKGTLMGCVFMVLLPEVLEGGVGLMKQTEWGNIPQVVDGLAYLKEMAIGLVIILFLIFEPQGLAHRWQQIKNYWKCYPFAY
- a CDS encoding branched-chain amino acid ABC transporter permease, which translates into the protein MNFELLLQLVINGLIVGLLYGVVGMCFVLVYKSTQIVNFAQGEFLLVGAWVCWALLVYLELPFLVGFLLSLAFMAVFGVALQMIVLRPMIGEPIISVIMVTIGLSIFFQSLVKWIFGVAPANYPPIFETQSVSIFGLNIELAYLLSTVIALFIMVGFYLFFKHSKHGLAMRATAFNQQVAQSLGISVKQVFAMSWGIAATVSATAGVVIGMVNGVSDSLSVMGIKVFPAVILGGLDSIVGAIVGGIIIGVLENLAEFFDSQYFHLGNMYDIAPFYVLLLILWFKPYGLFGTRDIERI